The Clostridioides difficile genome has a segment encoding these proteins:
- a CDS encoding family 65 glycosyl hydrolase domain-containing protein: MKCLFNNINEWKIIQDKIEVKENRLAESIMSIGNGYMGMRGNYEENYSGDSHRGSYIAGVWFPDKTRVGWWKNGYPEYFGKIPNSVNYIGIRIFIDDVELDLAKYNVENFYRELDMKNGILKRKFTVNINGKKFEANITRFLSISVKELAVIKYDIKALNSSAKIKFIPYLDSNVKNEDSNYEEDFWNAVSSSSSEYRGKILSRTKENTFNTPIFTVGAMMHIKARGKVEDMSFLSAENYCENSITMDILENETIGVEKYVTIASTRDYDENELLKKCEDILNVEISKDYEDILNEHTKLWNKRWESADIKIEGDKSSQQGIRYNLFQLFSTYYGEDSRLNIGPKGFTGEKYGGATYWDTEAYCLPVYLGVADKSVARNLLVYRYNQLKQAKDNAKKLGLKGALYPMVTFDGVECHNEWEITFEEIHRNGSIVYAIYNYTNYTGDFEYIKEKGIDVIIEVARFWASRVHLSTRKDLYMIHGVTGPNEYENNVNNNWYTNYIAKWCLEYAIENVLKLEKEHSECIERNSVNRDEIEEWKIISKKMYLPYDEELQIIVQNDNFLDKEFIEVNDLPEENLPLNQKWSWDKILRSCFIKQADVLQGIYYFGNRFTKEEKKRNFDFYERYTVHESSLSSSIYSIIASEIDNLKKAYELYSRTARLDLDNYNNDTNDGLHITSMSGSWLSIVHGFAGMRTWNETLSFEPRLPQEWKNYSFNINYRDNNINVYVDNNLIKIENLKGKSIKIIVYGKEYILEKSIEIDRNKFK, from the coding sequence ATGAAATGTTTGTTTAATAATATAAATGAGTGGAAAATTATACAAGACAAGATTGAAGTCAAAGAAAATAGATTAGCAGAGTCTATAATGAGTATAGGTAATGGGTATATGGGTATGAGAGGAAACTACGAGGAGAACTATAGTGGAGATAGCCATAGAGGTTCTTATATAGCTGGTGTATGGTTTCCTGATAAAACTCGTGTTGGATGGTGGAAAAATGGATATCCAGAATACTTTGGTAAAATTCCTAATTCAGTTAATTATATAGGGATAAGAATTTTTATAGATGATGTAGAATTAGACCTTGCAAAATATAATGTTGAAAATTTTTATAGAGAATTAGATATGAAAAATGGTATTTTAAAGCGTAAATTTACTGTGAATATTAATGGTAAAAAATTTGAAGCTAATATAACAAGATTTTTAAGTATATCAGTTAAGGAATTAGCTGTAATAAAGTACGATATAAAAGCTTTGAATTCTAGTGCTAAAATAAAATTTATTCCATACTTAGATTCAAATGTAAAAAATGAAGATTCAAATTACGAAGAAGACTTTTGGAATGCAGTTTCTTCAAGTTCTTCAGAGTATAGAGGGAAGATACTTTCACGTACAAAAGAAAATACATTTAATACACCAATATTCACAGTAGGTGCAATGATGCATATTAAAGCAAGAGGTAAAGTAGAGGATATGTCTTTTCTAAGTGCTGAGAATTATTGTGAAAATTCAATAACAATGGATATCTTAGAAAATGAAACTATTGGTGTAGAAAAATATGTAACAATAGCTTCTACTAGAGATTATGATGAAAATGAGTTATTAAAAAAATGTGAGGATATCTTAAATGTAGAAATATCTAAAGATTATGAGGATATCTTAAATGAACATACAAAATTGTGGAATAAAAGATGGGAAAGTGCAGATATAAAGATAGAAGGAGATAAGAGTAGCCAACAAGGTATAAGATATAATCTATTTCAACTATTCTCAACTTATTATGGAGAAGATTCAAGATTAAATATAGGGCCCAAAGGATTTACTGGTGAAAAATATGGTGGTGCTACTTATTGGGATACGGAAGCATATTGTCTGCCAGTGTATTTAGGTGTGGCAGATAAGAGTGTAGCAAGAAATCTTTTAGTATATAGATACAATCAGCTAAAGCAGGCAAAAGATAATGCAAAAAAGCTAGGGCTTAAGGGAGCATTATATCCAATGGTTACTTTTGATGGAGTAGAATGCCATAATGAATGGGAGATAACATTTGAAGAGATTCATCGCAATGGAAGTATAGTATATGCAATATATAATTATACAAATTATACAGGTGATTTTGAATATATAAAAGAAAAGGGAATAGATGTAATCATAGAAGTGGCTAGATTTTGGGCTAGTAGAGTACATTTATCTACAAGAAAAGATTTGTATATGATACATGGGGTTACAGGTCCAAATGAATACGAAAACAACGTCAATAATAATTGGTATACTAATTATATAGCTAAGTGGTGTTTAGAATATGCTATAGAAAATGTTTTAAAGTTAGAAAAAGAGCATAGTGAATGTATTGAAAGAAATAGTGTAAATAGAGATGAAATTGAGGAATGGAAAATAATATCAAAGAAAATGTATTTGCCATATGACGAAGAATTACAAATAATAGTTCAAAATGATAATTTCTTAGATAAGGAATTTATAGAGGTGAATGATTTGCCAGAAGAGAATCTTCCTCTTAATCAAAAATGGTCTTGGGATAAGATTCTTAGGTCATGCTTTATAAAACAAGCAGATGTATTACAAGGAATTTACTATTTTGGAAATAGGTTTACTAAAGAAGAGAAAAAGAGAAACTTTGATTTTTATGAGAGATATACTGTACATGAATCTTCCTTATCTTCTAGTATTTATTCTATTATTGCTTCTGAAATAGATAACCTAAAAAAAGCTTATGAATTATACTCAAGAACAGCTAGACTTGATTTAGATAATTATAATAATGATACTAATGATGGTCTTCATATAACTTCAATGTCTGGCTCATGGCTTTCTATTGTACATGGATTTGCAGGGATGAGAACATGGAATGAAACTTTATCTTTTGAGCCTAGATTGCCTCAAGAATGGAAAAATTATTCTTTCAATATAAATTATAGAGATAATAATATCAATGTTTATGTAGATAATAATTTAATTAAGATAGAAAACTTAAAGGGAAAATCAATAAAAATTATTGTATATGGAAAAGAGTATATACTAGAAAAATCTATAGAAATTGATAGAAATAAATTTAAATAA
- the pgmB gene encoding beta-phosphoglucomutase produces MLEAFIFDLDGVITDTAYYHYLAWKKLADDIGIYIDVEFNESLKGISRMESLNKILEFGNKKDSFSEEEKMEMAENKNNYYVSLINKITSNDILPGIGSLIDGIKSNNIKIGLSSASKNATNVLKHLGISDKFDFIADASKCKNNKPYPDIFLMSAKGLGVNPKNCIGIEDASAGIDAINSANMFSIGVGDYKNLKKANLLVNSTSQLNFKYILSEYNKYMVRSVI; encoded by the coding sequence ATGCTTGAAGCATTTATATTTGATTTAGATGGAGTGATTACAGATACAGCATATTATCATTATTTAGCTTGGAAAAAACTAGCTGATGACATTGGTATATATATAGATGTAGAATTTAATGAATCTTTAAAGGGGATAAGCAGAATGGAGTCATTAAATAAAATATTAGAATTTGGAAATAAAAAAGATTCATTTTCAGAAGAAGAAAAAATGGAAATGGCTGAAAATAAAAATAACTATTATGTATCTTTAATAAACAAGATAACTTCAAATGATATTTTACCAGGTATAGGAAGTTTGATTGATGGTATAAAATCTAATAATATAAAGATAGGATTGTCTTCTGCAAGTAAGAATGCTACAAATGTATTAAAACATCTGGGTATAAGTGATAAATTTGATTTTATAGCAGATGCATCAAAATGTAAGAACAACAAACCATATCCAGATATATTTCTCATGTCAGCAAAGGGGCTTGGTGTAAATCCTAAAAATTGTATAGGTATAGAAGATGCAAGTGCAGGTATTGATGCTATAAACTCAGCCAATATGTTTTCTATTGGAGTTGGAGATTATAAAAATCTAAAAAAAGCAAATTTACTTGTAAATTCAACAAGTCAGTTAAATTTTAAGTATATACTAAGTGAGTATAATAAGTATATGGTTAGGAGTGTTATATGA